A genomic region of Macaca thibetana thibetana isolate TM-01 chromosome 14, ASM2454274v1, whole genome shotgun sequence contains the following coding sequences:
- the UCP2 gene encoding mitochondrial uncoupling protein 2: MVGFKATDIPPTATVKFLGAGTAACIADLITFPLDTAKVRLQIQGESQGPVRATAGAQYRGVLGTILTMVRTEGPRSLYNGLVAGLQRQMSFASVRIGLYDSVKQFYTKGSEHASIGSRLLAGSTTGALAVAVAQPTDVVKVRFQAQARAGGGRRYQSTVDAYKTIAREEGLGGLWKGTSPNVARNAIVNCAELVTYDLIKDALLKANLMTDDLPCHFTSAFGAGFCTTVIASPVDVVKTRYMNSALGQYSSAGHCALTMLQKEGPRAFYKGFMPSFLRLGSWNVVMFVTYEQLKRALMAACTSLEAPF; encoded by the exons ATGGTTGGGTTCAAGGCCACAGATATCCCCCCTACTGCCACTGTGAAGTTTCTTGGGGCTGGCACAGCTGCCTGCATCGCAGATCTCATCACCTTTCCTCTGGATACTGCTAAAGTCCGGTTACAG ATCCAAGGAGAAAGTCAGGGGCCAGTGCGCGCTACAGCCGGCGCCCAGTACCGCGGTGTGCTGGGCACCATTCTGACCATGGTGCGTACCGAGGGCCCCCGAAGCCTCTACAATGGACTGGTTGCCGGCCTGCAGCGTCAAATGAGCTTTGCCTCTGTCCGCATTGGCCTGTATGACTCTGTCAAACAGTTCTACACCAAGGGCTCTGAGC ATGCCAGCATTGGGAGCCGCCTCCTAGCAGGCAGCACCACAGGTGccctggctgtggctgtggcccAGCCCACGGATGTGGTAAAGGTCCGGTTCCAAGCTCAGGCCCGGGCTGGAGGTGGTCGGAGATACCAAAGCACCGTCGATGCCTACAAGACCATTGCCCGAGAGGAAGGGCTTGGGGGCCTCTGGAAAG GGACCTCTCCCAATGTTGCTCGTAATGCCATTGTCAACTGTGCTGAGCTGGTGACCTATGACCTCATCAAGGATGCCCTTCTGAAAGCCAACCTCATGACAG ATGACCTCCCTTGCCACTTCACTTCCGCCTTTGGGGCAGGCTTCTGCACCACTGTCATCGCCTCCCCTGTAGACGTGGTCAAGACGAGATACATGAACTCTGCCCTGGGCCAGTACAGCAGCGCTGGCCACTGTGCCCTCACTATGCTCCAGAAGGAGGGACCCCGAGCCTTCTACAAAGG GTTCATGCCCTCCTTTCTCCGCTTGGGTTCCTGGAACGTGGTGATGTTCGTCACCTATGAGCAGCTGAAACGGGCCCTC